One Salmo salar chromosome ssa01, Ssal_v3.1, whole genome shotgun sequence DNA window includes the following coding sequences:
- the LOC106609615 gene encoding hemoglobin subunit beta-2 yields the protein MVVWTDEERAAISDIFSKLDYDDVGQKCLSRCLIVYPWTQRYFGAFGNLYNAEAIMNNPLIAKHGTTVLRGLERALKNMDDIKNTYAELSILHSEKLRVDPDNFKLLSDCLTIVIAARMGTAFTPEYQASFQKFLSVVVSALGRQYH from the exons ATGGTTGTATGGACAGATGAAGAGCGCGCAGCCATCTCCGACATCTTCTCCAAGCTAGACTATGACGACGTTGGCCAAAAGTGCCTGTCAAG GTGTCTGATCGTTTACCCCTGGACCCAGAGGTACTTCGGGGCCTTCGGCAACCTGTACAACGCAGAGGCCATCATGAACAACCCTCTGATCGCTAAGCACGGCACCACGGTGCTGCGCGGTCTGGAAAGAGCGCTGAAGAACATGGACGACATAAAGAACACCTACGCCGAGCTGAGCATTCTGCACTCCGAGAAACTGCGCGTGGATCCCGACAACTTCAAG CTGTtgtctgactgtctgaccatCGTCATCGCTGCGAGGATGGGCACCGCCTTCACCCCCGAGTATCAGGCCTCCTTCCAGAAGTTCTTGTCTGTGGTGGTGTCCGCTCTGGGCAGGCAGTACCACTAG
- the LOC106609622 gene encoding aquaporin-8 isoform X1, with the protein MSVIESKTELFTVAGADTGDSGPGSGVVNPRKIVTTFERYIQPCLAEVLGCTLFIFVGCGSVIENAGVPGSIQPALAHGLALAIVIAVLGEISGGHFNPAVSVSVCVSGGLDVILLGPYILSQIVGGMTGAGLAKAVYSIISYDSAAGGAFNVVKTSGNIGSATVAEMVMTLFLSLVVCMGAVNSRTRTPLAPLCIGLTVTANILAGRSVSGGCMNPARAFGPAVMANYWEYHWIYWVGPVAGALITGSLVRLLFGDQKTRLVLK; encoded by the exons ATGTCTGTGATAGAGTCAAAGACGGAGCTCTTCACCGTGGCTGGGGCTGACACTGGGGACTCAGGGCCAGGTTCAGGGGTAGTCAACCCCAGGAAAATAGTCACCACCTTTGAGAGATATATCCAGCCGTGCTTGGCTGAGGTGTTAGGATGCACTCTCTTCATCTTCGTGGGATGTGGGTCTGTTATTGAGAATGCTGGCGTTCCAGGGAGCATCCAGCCCGCTCTGGCTCATGGGCTGGCGCTAGCAATTGTTATCGCTGTATTGGGAGAGATCAG TGGTGGCCACTTCAACCcagctgtgtctgtgagtgtgtgcgtcAGTGGAGGACTGGACGTCATCCTACTGGGGCCGTATATACTCTCACAGATAGTGGGGGGGATGACCGGGGCTGGCTTGGCAAAG GCAGTTTACTCCATCATCAGCTATGACAGTGCAGCAGGGGGAGCGTTCAACGTGGTTAAAACCAGCGGCAACATCGGCAGTGCCACTGTAGCAGAGATGGTCATGACCCTCTTCCTGTCCCTTGTGGTCTGTATGGGGGCCGTCAACAGCAGGACCCGAACCCCACTGGCCCCACTTTGCATTGGGCTCACTGTGACTGCTAACATACTGGCTGG CAGGTCAGTATCTGGAGGGTGTATGAACCCAGCTCGGGCGTTTGGCCCTGCAGTGATGGCTAACTACTGGGAGTACCACTGGATCTACTGGGTGGGACCGGTTGCAGGGGCCCTTATCACTGGCAGCTTGGTCAG GTTGTTGTTTGGCGACCAGAAGACACGTCTTGTTCTGAAGTAA
- the LOC106609622 gene encoding aquaporin-8 isoform X2, with the protein MSVIESKTELFTVAGADTGDSGPGSGVVNPRKIVTTFERYIQPCLAEVLGCTLFIFVGCGSVIENAGVPGSIQPALAHGLALAIVIAVLGEISGGHFNPAVSVSVCVSGGLDVILLGPYILSQIVGGMTGAGLAKAVYSIISYDSAAGGAFNVVKTSGNIGSATVAEMVMTLFLSLVVCMGAVNSRTRTPLAPLCIGLTVTANILAGSVSGGCMNPARAFGPAVMANYWEYHWIYWVGPVAGALITGSLVRLLFGDQKTRLVLK; encoded by the exons ATGTCTGTGATAGAGTCAAAGACGGAGCTCTTCACCGTGGCTGGGGCTGACACTGGGGACTCAGGGCCAGGTTCAGGGGTAGTCAACCCCAGGAAAATAGTCACCACCTTTGAGAGATATATCCAGCCGTGCTTGGCTGAGGTGTTAGGATGCACTCTCTTCATCTTCGTGGGATGTGGGTCTGTTATTGAGAATGCTGGCGTTCCAGGGAGCATCCAGCCCGCTCTGGCTCATGGGCTGGCGCTAGCAATTGTTATCGCTGTATTGGGAGAGATCAG TGGTGGCCACTTCAACCcagctgtgtctgtgagtgtgtgcgtcAGTGGAGGACTGGACGTCATCCTACTGGGGCCGTATATACTCTCACAGATAGTGGGGGGGATGACCGGGGCTGGCTTGGCAAAG GCAGTTTACTCCATCATCAGCTATGACAGTGCAGCAGGGGGAGCGTTCAACGTGGTTAAAACCAGCGGCAACATCGGCAGTGCCACTGTAGCAGAGATGGTCATGACCCTCTTCCTGTCCCTTGTGGTCTGTATGGGGGCCGTCAACAGCAGGACCCGAACCCCACTGGCCCCACTTTGCATTGGGCTCACTGTGACTGCTAACATACTGGCTGG GTCAGTATCTGGAGGGTGTATGAACCCAGCTCGGGCGTTTGGCCCTGCAGTGATGGCTAACTACTGGGAGTACCACTGGATCTACTGGGTGGGACCGGTTGCAGGGGCCCTTATCACTGGCAGCTTGGTCAG GTTGTTGTTTGGCGACCAGAAGACACGTCTTGTTCTGAAGTAA